From Jatrophihabitans sp., the proteins below share one genomic window:
- a CDS encoding MFS transporter: MVTVSPKARMIPNVHKVISARRVSFLDVLRVPEFRVLWLADAQSMAGDQLARVALSIMVFERTSSALLTALTYSLTFLPALIGGAFLSGLADRLPRRRVMIAADLIRAVLLGVMAIPGVPLWTVCTLLVFAVLAGSPFSAAESALIPEILSGEAFVVGTGLRTITNQLAQLGGFAFGGVTVAAIGAQASLGINALTFGLSALFISLGVHRRPAPTAGAAEHSYLASIALGAKLVAKDPKLRTLLGFSWLLGLLVVPEGVAPPYAHSLGAGAVGIGLLMASGPAGTALGTYLFLRFVPDALRPKWMCVLAMLSGLPLVACWLRPGIAVSIVLWGLSGAATAYQVQVVTEYVRAVPDSRRAQAIGFAASGLLAAQGIGILLGGLVASRFGAATAVGLAGGVAAALAVWFTVLWSRNGSAELIEGHR; encoded by the coding sequence ATGGTTACCGTGTCACCGAAGGCGAGGATGATCCCGAACGTGCACAAAGTAATATCTGCTCGTCGGGTCTCGTTCCTCGACGTGCTTCGGGTTCCAGAGTTCCGGGTGCTCTGGTTGGCCGACGCGCAGTCGATGGCCGGCGATCAGCTCGCCCGGGTCGCGCTGTCGATCATGGTGTTCGAACGGACCTCCTCCGCGCTGCTGACCGCTCTGACCTATTCCCTCACCTTCCTGCCGGCCTTGATCGGCGGCGCGTTTCTGTCAGGACTGGCCGACCGGCTGCCCCGCCGCCGGGTGATGATCGCCGCTGACCTGATTCGCGCGGTCCTGCTCGGCGTGATGGCCATCCCTGGCGTGCCGCTGTGGACGGTCTGCACGCTGCTGGTCTTCGCGGTGCTCGCGGGCTCGCCCTTCAGCGCTGCCGAGTCGGCTCTGATCCCCGAGATCCTGTCCGGAGAGGCCTTCGTGGTCGGAACCGGGCTGCGAACCATCACCAACCAGCTGGCGCAGCTGGGCGGGTTCGCCTTCGGCGGTGTGACGGTGGCGGCGATCGGCGCCCAGGCCAGCCTGGGGATCAACGCGCTGACCTTCGGGCTGTCGGCGCTGTTCATCAGCCTCGGCGTCCACCGCCGGCCGGCGCCGACCGCGGGAGCCGCCGAGCACAGTTACCTCGCCTCCATCGCGCTGGGGGCCAAACTGGTCGCGAAGGACCCGAAGCTGCGCACGCTGCTCGGCTTCTCGTGGTTGCTGGGGCTCCTCGTGGTGCCCGAAGGGGTCGCGCCGCCCTACGCGCACTCGCTCGGAGCCGGCGCCGTGGGCATCGGCCTGTTGATGGCTTCCGGTCCGGCCGGCACCGCGCTCGGCACCTATCTGTTCCTGCGCTTCGTTCCCGACGCGCTCAGGCCGAAATGGATGTGCGTGCTCGCCATGCTCAGCGGGTTGCCGCTGGTGGCCTGCTGGCTGCGTCCCGGTATCGCGGTGTCGATCGTGCTCTGGGGGCTCAGCGGCGCGGCCACTGCCTATCAGGTGCAGGTCGTCACCGAGTACGTCCGTGCCGTTCCGGACAGCCGCCGAGCACAGGCAATCGGATTCGCGGCGTCGGGCCTGCTTGCTGCCCAGGGAATCGGGATCCTGCTGGGCGGACTGGTGGCGAGCCGGTTCGGGGCCGCCACAGCGGTTGGTCTGGCCGGCGGGGTGGCGGCGGCACTGGCGGTGTGGTTCACCGTGCTCTGGAGCAGGAATGGCTCAGCAGAGCTGATCGAAGGACACCGGTAG
- a CDS encoding GGDEF domain-containing protein: protein MSDLARIAILLGLWVVFEETSNRIARLRIRLADYGHVDMTSVWTFAAALVLPPSLTVLLCAVVLGYAWLRHERDSGMRAYRQVFGAAVVIASCLSARLVLNLFPAGVSATDQAFWAVGAVVVAMLVYASVNFVVLFVAIYLAVRPVKLSALLENRQDVTLEFATLCLGGLTALALANQPLLSVLVVPPLFVLQRSVLTKQLEIAATTDSKTGLLNAATWQHMAQRELARARREHEAAALLIIDMDNFKLVNDTHGHMAGDSALRAVADCLVHELRQYDAIGRFGGEEFVAMLSGVDQLTAVGISERIRQQVQLLEVASPVEGQPALIGLSASIGISCYPEHGAELQDLLHAADSALYAAKRGGRNRVVVCAQSE from the coding sequence GTGTCCGATCTGGCCCGCATCGCGATCCTGCTCGGGTTGTGGGTGGTGTTCGAAGAAACTTCCAACCGAATTGCCCGGTTGCGCATCAGGTTGGCAGACTACGGCCACGTCGATATGACCTCAGTGTGGACATTTGCCGCAGCTCTGGTCCTGCCTCCGTCATTGACCGTGCTGCTGTGCGCGGTCGTGCTCGGTTATGCCTGGTTGCGTCACGAGCGGGATAGTGGCATGCGGGCCTACCGCCAGGTGTTCGGCGCGGCGGTGGTGATCGCATCGTGCCTGAGCGCCCGACTCGTCCTAAACCTTTTTCCGGCCGGGGTCAGCGCCACCGACCAGGCGTTCTGGGCGGTCGGGGCCGTCGTGGTGGCGATGCTGGTCTACGCGAGCGTGAACTTCGTCGTCCTGTTCGTGGCGATCTACCTGGCGGTCCGACCCGTCAAGTTGAGTGCGCTGCTGGAGAACCGGCAGGACGTGACCCTGGAGTTCGCCACCCTCTGCCTCGGCGGGCTGACCGCGCTGGCGCTGGCCAATCAGCCGCTGCTGAGCGTGCTGGTGGTGCCGCCGCTGTTCGTACTGCAGCGCAGTGTGCTCACCAAGCAGCTCGAGATCGCGGCCACCACCGACTCCAAGACCGGGCTGCTCAACGCCGCGACCTGGCAGCACATGGCTCAACGCGAGCTTGCCCGGGCCCGCCGTGAGCACGAGGCCGCCGCGTTGCTGATCATCGACATGGACAACTTCAAGCTGGTGAACGACACCCATGGTCACATGGCCGGCGACTCCGCGCTCCGGGCGGTCGCCGACTGCCTGGTGCACGAGTTGCGACAGTACGACGCGATCGGCCGGTTCGGTGGTGAGGAATTCGTGGCGATGCTGTCCGGGGTGGATCAGCTGACAGCGGTCGGAATCTCCGAGCGCATCCGGCAGCAGGTCCAGCTGCTCGAGGTGGCCAGCCCGGTCGAGGGCCAGCCGGCCCTGATCGGGTTGTCGGCCTCGATCGGCATCAGCTGTTACCCCGAGCACGGCGCCGAACTCCAGGACCTGCTGCACGCCGCCGACTCGGCGCTGTACGCGGCCAAGCGAGGCGGGCGCAACCGGGTCGTGGTGTGCGCCCAGTCTGAGTAG
- a CDS encoding MFS transporter: MNPHRTPRNCEVGLASERVTFADVLRIREFRVLWFADAQSAIGDQIARVALSVLVFQQTASALLTALTYALTFLPAMLGGVLLSGLADRLPRRQVMVGCDVARAVLLGCMAIPGVPIWLLCALLVLAVLTEAPFIAAESSLMPIILEGEYYIVGTGLRTITNQVAQLAGFAGGGLLIALVGARAGLALDAVTFALSAVLIMVAIKPRPAAAATSAAQDSIGPTFLSGVSSGLRLIFHNPRLRILVGLSWLAGLYVVPEGVAAPYADNLGHDAVATGLLMAAIPAGTALGTYLWVRFVPSRIRSVWMGPMAAGVGVPLGLCALNPNLVFSLLLWAAAGLFFGYQVQVITEFVRTVPDEQRGQAIGIASSGLLAVQGFGILAGGIVASVWGVNGAVASAGLLGTALAVVLSWRWHRTTPARLQPELAEPVMLPTQPERIAEDRSTA; the protein is encoded by the coding sequence ATGAACCCACATCGGACACCACGAAATTGCGAGGTCGGGTTGGCCAGCGAGCGCGTCACCTTCGCTGATGTCCTCCGAATTCGCGAATTCCGGGTGCTGTGGTTCGCTGATGCCCAATCGGCGATCGGTGATCAAATCGCCCGGGTGGCGTTGTCGGTGCTGGTGTTCCAGCAGACCGCCTCGGCCCTGCTCACCGCGCTCACCTACGCGCTGACTTTCCTGCCGGCGATGCTCGGCGGCGTGCTGCTGTCCGGGCTTGCCGACCGGTTGCCGCGCCGCCAGGTGATGGTGGGCTGCGACGTGGCACGCGCGGTGCTGCTGGGCTGCATGGCGATCCCGGGGGTGCCGATCTGGCTGCTGTGCGCCCTGCTGGTGCTGGCGGTGCTGACCGAGGCTCCGTTCATAGCAGCGGAGTCCTCGCTGATGCCGATCATCCTCGAGGGTGAGTACTACATAGTGGGCACCGGCCTGCGCACCATCACCAACCAGGTTGCCCAGCTGGCCGGCTTTGCCGGTGGCGGCCTGCTCATCGCGCTGGTCGGCGCCCGGGCCGGCCTAGCACTGGATGCCGTCACCTTCGCGCTGTCCGCGGTGTTGATCATGGTGGCGATCAAGCCCCGACCGGCGGCGGCCGCCACCTCGGCTGCGCAGGACAGCATCGGCCCGACCTTTCTGAGCGGGGTGTCCTCGGGCCTGCGACTGATCTTTCATAACCCGAGACTGCGCATCCTGGTGGGGCTGTCCTGGTTGGCGGGGCTGTACGTGGTGCCCGAGGGGGTCGCCGCTCCCTATGCCGACAACCTGGGCCATGACGCGGTCGCCACCGGCCTGTTGATGGCAGCGATTCCAGCCGGCACCGCGCTCGGCACCTACCTGTGGGTCCGCTTCGTGCCGAGCAGGATCCGCTCGGTCTGGATGGGCCCGATGGCTGCCGGCGTCGGGGTGCCCCTGGGGCTGTGCGCCCTGAATCCGAACCTGGTCTTCTCACTGCTGCTGTGGGCGGCTGCCGGGTTGTTCTTCGGCTATCAGGTTCAGGTGATCACCGAGTTCGTCCGAACGGTGCCGGACGAGCAGCGCGGGCAGGCTATCGGCATCGCGTCCTCCGGCCTGCTTGCCGTGCAGGGTTTCGGCATCCTGGCCGGTGGCATTGTCGCAAGTGTGTGGGGGGTCAACGGGGCCGTGGCGAGCGCCGGCCTGCTCGGCACGGCGCTCGCGGTGGTGCTGTCCTGGCGCTGGCATCGAACCACCCCAGCACGGCTGCAGCCGGAGTTGGCCGAACCGGTGATGCTCCCCACCCAACCTGAGCGGATCGCCGAGGACCGGTCCACCGCCTGA
- a CDS encoding UDP-N-acetylmuramate dehydrogenase, translated as MATTLAELTTLRLGGPAGRIEIASSSDELVALVAAADAADEPVLLVGGGSNLVVGDAGWPGLVIRVASDTITRQDVDDEQLITVAAGVSWDELVARTVADGLAGLETMSGIPGLTGATPVQNVGAYGSEVADFLTGLRIYDRQSRTVQCWSPERCEFGFRSSAFKHTDRFVVLEVTFRLTRSTWSGPIRYLELANRLGIEPGATAPLDAVRATVLELRRSKGMVLDEADHDSWSVGSFFVNPLLDEVPAAAEGCPRWQTDGRTKLSAAWLIEQAGFPRGWGLDRGRGTVSVSTKHTLALTNRGGATTAELLALAAEIRAGVQARFGIRLGPEAHLRNCTF; from the coding sequence ATGGCCACCACCCTTGCCGAGTTGACGACGCTGCGGCTCGGTGGCCCCGCCGGGCGGATCGAGATCGCCTCCAGCAGCGACGAGCTGGTGGCCCTGGTGGCGGCCGCGGACGCCGCCGACGAGCCGGTCCTGCTGGTGGGCGGCGGCTCGAACCTGGTGGTGGGCGACGCCGGCTGGCCCGGGCTGGTGATCCGGGTCGCCTCCGACACGATCACCCGTCAGGACGTCGATGACGAGCAGCTGATCACGGTGGCGGCGGGGGTGTCCTGGGACGAGTTGGTGGCCCGGACCGTCGCCGACGGGTTGGCCGGCCTGGAGACGATGTCGGGCATCCCCGGCCTGACCGGCGCGACGCCGGTGCAGAACGTCGGCGCCTACGGCTCGGAGGTCGCCGACTTCCTGACCGGGCTGCGGATCTATGACCGCCAGAGCCGGACGGTTCAGTGCTGGTCACCCGAGCGGTGCGAGTTCGGCTTTCGCAGCTCGGCGTTCAAGCACACCGACCGGTTTGTAGTCCTGGAGGTGACGTTCCGGTTGACCCGCAGCACCTGGTCCGGGCCGATCCGGTACCTGGAACTGGCCAACCGGCTCGGCATCGAGCCCGGCGCCACCGCCCCGCTGGACGCGGTCCGCGCCACCGTGCTGGAACTGCGGCGATCCAAGGGGATGGTGCTGGACGAGGCCGATCACGACAGCTGGAGCGTCGGGTCGTTCTTCGTCAACCCACTGCTGGACGAGGTGCCGGCCGCGGCCGAGGGCTGCCCGCGCTGGCAGACCGACGGGCGGACGAAGTTGTCGGCTGCCTGGCTCATCGAGCAGGCCGGTTTTCCACGCGGTTGGGGGCTGGATCGGGGCCGCGGCACGGTGTCGGTCTCGACCAAGCACACGCTGGCCCTGACCAATCGTGGCGGTGCCACCACCGCGGAATTGCTGGCACTCGCCGCCGAAATCCGCGCCGGGGTCCAGGCCAGGTTCGGTATCCGGCTCGGGCCCGAGGCGCATCTTCGAAATTGTACTTTTTAA
- a CDS encoding class I SAM-dependent methyltransferase — translation MTKQPRLAAGRARALGLPTRGTTNANRLRRMDNWIASQLAEPLRQAAVPLVIDLGYGQSPVTAVELLSRLRPRRPDVEVLGLEIDPERVAAAQPASRPGLSFGLGGFELAGRRPVIVRAANVLRQYPPSAVPEAWQRMRSQLAPGGVLVEGTSDELGRRASWVLLDARGPLSLTLSCRLADLQRPSDVADRLVKALIHRNVAGEPIHRLLRAMDAAWDLHAPLAVFGPRQRWQAMAATPGCGLAGVEHSRPAPLRRIDR, via the coding sequence GTGACGAAGCAGCCGCGGCTGGCAGCCGGCCGGGCCAGGGCGCTCGGGCTGCCGACCCGGGGCACCACGAACGCGAATCGGTTGCGCCGGATGGACAACTGGATCGCATCCCAGCTGGCCGAGCCGCTGCGGCAGGCCGCCGTGCCGCTGGTGATCGACCTGGGCTACGGCCAGAGCCCGGTCACCGCCGTCGAGCTGCTGAGCAGGCTGCGCCCGCGGCGGCCCGACGTCGAGGTGCTCGGTCTGGAGATCGACCCCGAGCGGGTGGCCGCCGCCCAGCCGGCAAGCCGGCCCGGGCTGAGCTTCGGCCTCGGCGGCTTCGAGTTGGCGGGCCGGCGGCCGGTGATCGTGCGCGCCGCGAACGTGCTGCGGCAGTACCCGCCCTCGGCCGTTCCCGAGGCCTGGCAGCGGATGCGGAGCCAGCTGGCGCCTGGCGGTGTCCTCGTCGAAGGCACCAGCGACGAGCTGGGCAGGCGGGCCAGCTGGGTGCTGCTGGACGCCCGCGGGCCGCTGAGCCTGACCCTGAGCTGCCGTCTCGCCGACCTGCAACGGCCCTCGGACGTGGCGGATCGGTTGGTCAAGGCACTCATCCACCGCAACGTGGCGGGCGAGCCGATCCACCGGCTGCTGCGCGCGATGGACGCCGCCTGGGATCTGCACGCGCCGTTGGCCGTTTTCGGCCCGCGGCAGCGCTGGCAGGCGATGGCTGCCACCCCTGGCTGCGGACTGGCCGGTGTTGAGCACAGCCGGCCGGCACCGCTTCGGAGAATTGACCGTTAG
- a CDS encoding GMC family oxidoreductase has protein sequence MTAQNDFDVLVIGSGFGGSVTALRLTEKGYRVGVLEAGRRFDEHTLPRTSWNLADFLWAPRLGLTGIQRIHLLRNVVILAGAGVGGGSLNYANTLYEPPEPFFADPQWAHITDWRSELAPFYAQAKKMLGVVTNPSTTPADVQMKRLAEQFGAGDTFEPAPVGVFFGRDGRKEPGQRVPDPYFGGAGPERTGCIECGECMTGCRHGAKNTLTVNYLALAERAGATVHPLTTATGVRSMPGGGYQVSAVRTGSWRPRRDSRVYTAEQVVFAAGAYSTQKLLHQLRASTLPRISARLGQLTRTNSEALLGVVSKDRRADYTRGVAITSSWHPDPHTHIEPVRYGRGSNAMGLLSTALTDGGSPAHRIRQWLGVAVRHPRLILRTVVPRHWSERTVILLVMQSLNNSITVLGRKTRFGRLRLTSTQGIGEPNPSWIPVANQAARQLADNIGGAPGGTYGDLFNVPMTAHFIGGCPIGDSAETGVIDPYHRLYGYDGLHVLDGSALSANLGVNPSLSITALAERATALWPNNGEPDQRPALGQPYRRLDPVPPVRPAVPASAPAALRLGPTRLAR, from the coding sequence GTGACTGCACAGAACGACTTCGACGTGCTGGTGATCGGCTCCGGCTTCGGCGGCAGCGTCACCGCCCTCCGGCTGACCGAGAAGGGGTACCGGGTCGGTGTCCTGGAGGCCGGCCGGCGCTTCGACGAGCACACGCTTCCCCGGACGTCCTGGAACCTGGCCGACTTTCTCTGGGCGCCGAGGTTGGGCCTGACCGGCATCCAGCGGATCCACCTGCTGAGGAACGTGGTGATCCTGGCCGGCGCGGGGGTCGGCGGCGGCTCGCTGAACTACGCCAACACCCTGTACGAGCCGCCCGAGCCGTTCTTCGCCGATCCGCAGTGGGCCCACATCACCGACTGGCGCTCGGAACTGGCGCCGTTCTACGCCCAGGCGAAGAAGATGCTCGGGGTGGTGACCAACCCCAGCACCACCCCCGCGGACGTGCAGATGAAGCGGCTGGCCGAGCAGTTCGGCGCCGGCGACACCTTCGAGCCCGCCCCGGTCGGGGTGTTCTTCGGCCGGGACGGTCGCAAGGAGCCCGGCCAGCGGGTGCCGGACCCGTACTTCGGCGGCGCCGGGCCCGAGCGCACCGGCTGCATCGAGTGCGGTGAGTGCATGACCGGGTGCCGGCACGGCGCCAAGAACACCCTGACCGTGAACTACCTGGCCCTGGCCGAACGGGCCGGCGCCACCGTGCACCCGCTGACCACCGCCACCGGCGTGCGGTCGATGCCCGGCGGCGGCTATCAGGTCAGCGCGGTGCGCACCGGCAGCTGGCGGCCACGCAGGGACAGCCGGGTCTACACCGCCGAGCAGGTGGTGTTCGCCGCCGGCGCGTACAGCACCCAGAAGCTGCTGCACCAACTGCGGGCCAGCACCCTGCCCCGGATCTCGGCGCGGCTGGGCCAGCTGACCCGGACCAACTCCGAAGCCCTGCTGGGCGTGGTGTCGAAGGACCGCCGCGCCGACTACACCCGCGGGGTGGCCATCACCTCGTCCTGGCATCCCGATCCGCACACCCACATCGAGCCGGTCCGCTACGGCCGGGGCAGCAACGCGATGGGCCTGCTGAGCACCGCGCTCACTGACGGCGGCAGCCCGGCCCACCGGATCCGGCAGTGGCTCGGGGTGGCGGTCCGCCATCCCCGACTGATCCTGCGGACCGTGGTGCCCCGGCACTGGTCCGAGCGGACCGTCATCCTGCTGGTGATGCAGTCGCTGAACAACTCGATCACCGTGCTGGGACGAAAGACCCGGTTCGGACGGCTGCGGCTGACCTCCACCCAGGGCATCGGCGAGCCCAACCCGAGCTGGATACCGGTGGCCAACCAGGCCGCCCGCCAGCTCGCCGACAACATCGGCGGCGCGCCGGGCGGGACCTACGGTGACCTGTTCAACGTGCCGATGACCGCCCATTTCATCGGCGGCTGCCCGATCGGGGACTCCGCCGAGACCGGGGTGATCGATCCGTACCACCGGCTCTACGGCTACGACGGGCTGCACGTGCTGGACGGCTCGGCGCTGTCGGCCAACCTGGGCGTCAACCCGTCGCTGTCGATCACCGCGCTGGCCGAGCGGGCGACGGCGTTGTGGCCCAACAACGGCGAGCCCGATCAGCGGCCGGCGCTGGGGCAGCCCTATCGCCGGCTGGACCCGGTGCCACCGGTCCGTCCCGCCGTGCCCGCCTCGGCTCCGGCCGCCCTGCGACTGGGCCCCACCCGGCTGGCCCGCTGA
- a CDS encoding formimidoylglutamate deiminase: protein MSSYWAPYGWLPGGVAERVRLVAEDGRWTRVEAGVEPADQDVRLPGLVLPGFANTHSHAFHRALRGRTHGDGGTFWTWRDRMYALARRLEPPAYHLLARAVYAEMALAGISAVGEFHYLHHQQDGSPYPDPNAFGHALIQAASEAGIRITLLDTCYLSGGLGPAGHLELDEVQRRFSDGSAAAWQQRVALLAQIHGAQVGAAQDDTVRIGAAIHSVRAVPAGQLGQVVAAAAGSPLHVHVSEQPAENEATLGHYGCSPTELLARHGFGGPLHTAVHATHLSAADIALYGRTATNISFCPTTERDLADGIGPAPELAAAGARLTLGSDQNACVDLLEEARALELHARLASLRRGRFSPAELVDALTGHASLGWPDAGQLAPGQRADLVALRLDTVRTAGALPEQVVLVAGAADVDTVLVDGRLVVSGGRHVLGDVAGLLAEAIAPLWR from the coding sequence ATGAGCAGCTACTGGGCGCCCTACGGCTGGTTGCCGGGCGGCGTCGCGGAGCGGGTCCGGCTGGTGGCCGAGGACGGCCGCTGGACGCGCGTCGAGGCCGGCGTGGAGCCGGCCGATCAGGACGTCCGGCTGCCCGGCCTGGTGCTGCCCGGCTTCGCCAACACCCACTCCCATGCCTTTCACCGGGCGCTGCGCGGGCGGACCCACGGCGACGGCGGCACCTTCTGGACGTGGCGCGACCGGATGTACGCACTGGCCCGCCGGCTCGAGCCGCCGGCCTATCACCTGCTGGCCAGAGCGGTCTACGCCGAGATGGCGCTGGCCGGAATCAGCGCCGTGGGCGAGTTCCACTACCTGCACCACCAGCAGGACGGCAGCCCCTACCCGGACCCGAACGCCTTCGGCCACGCGTTGATCCAGGCGGCCTCCGAAGCCGGCATCCGGATCACCCTGCTGGACACCTGCTACCTCAGCGGCGGCCTCGGCCCGGCCGGTCACCTGGAGCTGGACGAGGTGCAGCGCCGGTTCAGTGACGGCTCCGCGGCTGCCTGGCAGCAGCGGGTGGCGCTGCTGGCCCAGATTCACGGGGCCCAGGTCGGCGCGGCCCAGGACGACACGGTCCGGATCGGTGCGGCGATCCACTCGGTCCGGGCGGTGCCGGCCGGCCAGCTCGGTCAGGTCGTCGCGGCCGCGGCCGGCAGCCCGCTGCACGTCCACGTCTCCGAGCAGCCGGCCGAGAACGAGGCCACCCTGGGGCACTACGGCTGCAGCCCCACCGAGCTGCTGGCCAGGCACGGCTTCGGCGGGCCGCTGCACACCGCGGTGCACGCCACCCACCTGAGCGCCGCCGACATCGCGCTCTACGGCCGCACCGCGACCAACATCAGCTTCTGCCCCACCACCGAGCGGGACCTGGCCGACGGCATCGGCCCGGCCCCGGAACTGGCGGCGGCCGGCGCCCGGCTGACCCTGGGCAGCGACCAGAACGCCTGCGTCGACCTGCTCGAGGAGGCCCGCGCCCTGGAACTGCACGCCCGGCTGGCCAGCCTGCGCCGGGGCCGGTTCAGCCCTGCCGAGCTGGTGGACGCGCTGACCGGGCACGCCAGCCTCGGCTGGCCGGACGCGGGTCAGCTGGCGCCGGGCCAGCGGGCCGACCTGGTGGCGCTGCGGCTGGACACCGTCCGGACCGCGGGGGCGCTGCCCGAGCAGGTGGTGCTGGTGGCCGGCGCGGCCGACGTCGACACGGTGCTCGTCGACGGCCGGCTGGTGGTCTCCGGCGGCCGGCACGTTCTGGGTGACGTCGCCGGCCTGCTGGCCGAGGCCATCGCCCCGCTCTGGCGCTGA
- a CDS encoding allantoate amidohydrolase produces the protein MTDQPSFDRMWDELTPIGRSAATGGYQRFAWTRTDHDLREWFAAQAADRGLSLTLDRAGNQWAWWGEPSSHQRGLVIGSHLDSVPDGGAFDGPLGVVSAFAAVDALRQQGFQPRRPIGVVNFGDEEGARFGIACAGSRLITGALPADRARALSDAEGTSMAAAMRASGLDPDGVGPDSETLDRIGCFVELHVEQGRGLVELDRPVAVGSQIWPHGRWRIELPGEANHAGTTRLADRRDPTLAYARLILAAREAAERRDSVATMGKVSVFPNGVNAIPSHVTAWLDARGPDAEQVLAVVAELDALASGAGGSLLQESWTEATGFDRDLSDRISAVLAGAPVLGTGAGHDAGILANAGVATAMLFVRNPTGISHSPAEHAELEDCHAGVRALTSVVAELAG, from the coding sequence ATGACCGACCAGCCGTCCTTCGATCGGATGTGGGACGAGTTGACCCCGATCGGCCGGTCGGCGGCCACCGGCGGTTACCAGCGGTTCGCCTGGACCCGGACCGACCACGACCTGCGGGAGTGGTTCGCGGCCCAGGCGGCCGACCGGGGACTGTCGCTGACGCTGGACCGCGCCGGTAACCAGTGGGCCTGGTGGGGTGAGCCGTCCTCTCACCAGCGCGGCCTGGTGATCGGCAGCCACCTCGACTCGGTGCCCGACGGCGGCGCCTTCGACGGGCCGCTGGGCGTGGTGTCGGCGTTCGCGGCGGTGGATGCCTTGCGCCAGCAGGGCTTTCAACCCCGGCGTCCGATCGGGGTCGTCAACTTCGGCGACGAGGAAGGCGCCCGGTTCGGCATCGCCTGCGCCGGATCCAGGTTGATCACCGGCGCGCTGCCCGCCGACCGTGCCCGGGCGCTGTCCGACGCCGAGGGGACCAGCATGGCCGCGGCGATGCGCGCTTCGGGCCTGGACCCGGACGGCGTCGGCCCCGACTCCGAGACCCTCGACCGGATCGGGTGCTTCGTCGAGCTGCATGTCGAGCAGGGCCGCGGCCTGGTGGAGCTGGACCGGCCCGTCGCGGTGGGTTCGCAGATCTGGCCGCACGGCCGCTGGCGGATCGAGCTGCCCGGTGAGGCCAACCATGCCGGCACCACCCGGCTGGCTGACCGCCGCGACCCGACGCTGGCCTACGCCCGGCTGATCTTGGCGGCCCGGGAGGCGGCCGAGCGCCGGGACTCGGTGGCCACCATGGGCAAGGTGAGCGTCTTTCCCAACGGGGTGAACGCGATCCCGTCGCACGTCACCGCCTGGCTCGATGCCCGCGGCCCGGACGCCGAGCAGGTGCTGGCCGTGGTGGCCGAACTGGACGCGCTGGCCTCCGGCGCCGGTGGCAGCCTGCTGCAGGAGTCCTGGACCGAGGCCACCGGCTTCGACCGCGACCTGAGCGACCGGATCAGCGCCGTGCTGGCCGGCGCCCCGGTGCTGGGCACCGGAGCCGGGCACGACGCCGGCATCCTGGCCAACGCCGGCGTCGCCACCGCGATGCTGTTCGTCCGCAATCCCACCGGCATCTCGCACTCGCCGGCCGAGCACGCCGAGCTCGAGGACTGCCATGCCGGGGTGCGGGCGCTGACCTCGGTGGTGGCCGAGCTGGCCGGATGA